The following are encoded together in the Citrus sinensis cultivar Valencia sweet orange chromosome 1, DVS_A1.0, whole genome shotgun sequence genome:
- the LOC102623355 gene encoding G-type lectin S-receptor-like serine/threonine-protein kinase SD2-5 isoform X4: MSSTIIWTANRGSPVANSDNFVFKKDGEVSLQKGGSVVWSVNPSGASVSAMELRDSGNLVLLGNDNKVLWQSFSHPTDTLISNQDFTQGMKLVSAPSTNNLSYVLEIKSGDVVLSAGFPTPQPYWSMGREERKTINKGGGEVTSASLSANSWRFYDNNKIFLWQFIFSDNTDGNATWIAVLANDGFISFYNLQDGEPSTASNTKIPNSPCSTPEPCDAYYICSGINKCQCPSVISSQNCKTGIASPCDHSKGSTELVSAGDGLNYFALGFVPPSSKADLNGCKKACLGNCSCLAMFFQNSSGNCFLFDRIGSLQSSNQGSGFVSYIKILSNGGSDTNNGGSGSNKKHFPVVVIIVLSTSVVILGLLYVAIRYVRKKRKAPESPQETSEEDNFLENLSGMPVRFTYRDLQTATNNFSVKLGQGGFGSVYQGVLPDGTRLAVKKLEGIGQGKKEFRAEVSIIGSIHHLHLVKLRGFCAEGTHRLLAYEFMANGSLDKWIFKKNQEFLLDWETRFNIALGTAKGLAYLHEDCDQRIIHCDIKPENVLLDDNYHAKVSDFGLAKLMTREQSHVFTTLRGTRGYLAPEWITNYAISEKSDVYSYGMVLLEIIGGRKNFDPNETSDKAHFPSYAFKMMEEGTLRNILDSRLNIDEQSDRVFTAVKVALWCVQEDMSLRPSMTKVVQMLEGICPVPQPPTCSPLGARLYSSFFRSISEEGTSSGPSDCNSDAYLSAVRLSGPR, translated from the exons ATGAG TTCCACAATTATCTGGACTGCAAATAGAGGGTCACCTGTTGCAAATTCtgacaattttgtttttaaaaaagatgGTGAAGTGTCTCTACAAAAAGGGGGGAGTGTTGTTTGGTCAGTGAATCCGAGTGGAGCATCAGTTTCTGCAATGGAATTGCGGGACTCAGGGAATCTGGTTTTGCTAGGGAATGATAATAAGGTCCTTTGGCAGAGCTTTAGCCATCCCACAGACACCCTTATTTCGAACCAGGATTTTACTCAAGGTATGAAACTTGTAAGTGCTCCTAGTACCAATAACTTGAGCTACGTTCTGGAAATCAAGTCCGGAGATGTGGTCCTTTCTGCAGGTTTCCCAACTCCACAACCTTATTGGTCCATGGGGAGGGAAGAGCGGAAAACCATTAACAAGGGTGGGGGGGAGGTCACTTCGGCATCACTTAGTGCTAATTCATGGAGATTCTacgataataataaaatctttctgTGGCAATTTATATTCTCAGATAATACTGATGGAAATGCCACTTGGATTGCTGTTCTGGCGAATGATGGATTTATCTCTTTCTACAATCTCCAAGATGGAGAGCCGAGTACTGcttcaaatacaaaaattcCGAATAGTCCTTGCAGCACACCAGAACCTTGTGATGcatattatatttgttctGGTATTAACAAGTGCCAGTGCCCTTCAGTTATCAGTAGCCAAAATTGCAAGACAGGGATTGCCTCTCCCTGTGATCACTCGAAGGGTTCTACAGAGCTTGTCAGTGCTGGAGATGGGCTTAATTATTTTGCACTTGGGTTTGTTCCTCCCTCTTCAAAAGCTGATTTGAATGGTTGCAAGAAAGCTTGCCTTGGTAACTGCTCGTGTCTTGCTATGTTCTTCCAAAATAGTTCCGGGAACTGTTTCTTGTTTGACAGGATAGGTAGCCTCCAAAGCTCTAATCAGGGCTCTGGTTTTGTATCATACATTAAGATACTGAGTAATGGAGGCAGTGACACAAACAATGGAGGGTCTGGAAGTAACAAAAAGCACTTCCCAGTTGTTGTTATCATCGTTCTGTCAACATCAGTTGTCATACTCGGTCTTCTTTATGTGGCAATTAGGTACGTtaggaagaagagaaaagcaCCAGAATCTCCTCAGGAGACATCAGAAGAAGATAACTTTTTGGAGAATTTATCTGGAATGCCTGTCCGTTTCACTTACAGAGATCTTCAGACTGCAACTAACAACTTCTCTGTGAAACTTGGGCAAGGAGGGTTTGGCTCGGTTTACCAAGGGGTTCTCCCAGACGGGACTCGACTGGCTGTGAAGAAGTTGGAAGGCATAGGTCAGGGCAAAAAGGAATTTAGAGCTGAGGTTAGCATTATTGGCAGTATCCATCATCTTCACTTGGTCAAGCTCAGAGGCTTCTGTGCTGAAGGAACCCACCGGCTTCTTGCTTATGAGTTCATGGCAAATGGATCTTTGGATAAATGGATCTTCAAGAAAAACCAAGAGTTCCTTCTAGATTGGGAAACCAGATTCAATATAGCTTTGGGTACGGCAAAAGGCCTAGCTTACCTCCACGAAGATTGCGATCAAAGAATTATTCACTGTGACATAAAACCCGAAAATGTGCTCCTTGATGACAATTACCATGCGAAAGTCTCAGATTTTGGCCTGGCAAAGCTAATGACTCGGGAGCAAAGCCATGTTTTCACAACTCTAAGGGGAACTAGAGGGTACCTTGCACCAGAATGGATCACAAACTATGCCATATCTGAGAAGAGTGATGTTTACAGCTACGGTATGGTGTTGCTAGAGATCATTGGAGGCAGAAAAAACTTCGACCCAAATGAAACTTCAGACAAAGCCCATTTCCCATCCTATGCATTCAAGATGATGGAAGAAGGGACACTGAGAAACATACTTGATTCAAGGCTAAACATAGATGAGCAAAGTGACAGAGTGTTTACAGCTGTCAAAGTTGCATTGTGGTGTGTACAAGAAGACATGTCTCTAAGGCCATCAATGACCAAAGTAGTGCAAATGCTTGAAGGCATTTGCCCAGTTCCTCAGCCACCAACTTGTTCTCCACTGGGTGCCAGGCTCTACTCAAGTTTCTTTAGATCTATCAGTGAAGAGGGCACTTCCTCAGGTCCTTCTGATTGCAATAGTGATGCTTATCTTTCAGCCGTGAGACTTTCTGGCCCAAGATAG
- the LOC102623355 gene encoding G-type lectin S-receptor-like serine/threonine-protein kinase SD2-5 isoform X2, whose protein sequence is MGTGNLIHLIGFFLVSLILISKTCMASIQSIGKILPGFQGAQMTFIDKNGLFLLSNNSDFAFGFRTTENDVTLFLLVIMHKASSTIIWTANRGSPVANSDNFVFKKDGEVSLQKGGSVVWSVNPSGASVSAMELRDSGNLVLLGNDNKVLWQSFSHPTDTLISNQDFTQGFPTPQPYWSMGREERKTINKGGGEVTSASLSANSWRFYDNNKIFLWQFIFSDNTDGNATWIAVLANDGFISFYNLQDGEPSTASNTKIPNSPCSTPEPCDAYYICSGINKCQCPSVISSQNCKTGIASPCDHSKGSTELVSAGDGLNYFALGFVPPSSKADLNGCKKACLGNCSCLAMFFQNSSGNCFLFDRIGSLQSSNQGSGFVSYIKILSNGGSDTNNGGSGSNKKHFPVVVIIVLSTSVVILGLLYVAIRYVRKKRKAPESPQETSEEDNFLENLSGMPVRFTYRDLQTATNNFSVKLGQGGFGSVYQGVLPDGTRLAVKKLEGIGQGKKEFRAEVSIIGSIHHLHLVKLRGFCAEGTHRLLAYEFMANGSLDKWIFKKNQEFLLDWETRFNIALGTAKGLAYLHEDCDQRIIHCDIKPENVLLDDNYHAKVSDFGLAKLMTREQSHVFTTLRGTRGYLAPEWITNYAISEKSDVYSYGMVLLEIIGGRKNFDPNETSDKAHFPSYAFKMMEEGTLRNILDSRLNIDEQSDRVFTAVKVALWCVQEDMSLRPSMTKVVQMLEGICPVPQPPTCSPLGARLYSSFFRSISEEGTSSGPSDCNSDAYLSAVRLSGPR, encoded by the exons ATGGGAACTGGGAATTTGATTCATCTCATCGGCTTCTTTTTGGTATCGCTTATCCTTATTTCTAAAACTTGTATGGCTAGTATTCAAAGCATAGGGAAGATACTTCCAGGGTTTCAAGGAGCTCAAATGACTTTTATTGATAAGAATGGTTTGTTTCTGTTATCAAACAACTCAGATTTTGCTTTTGGCTTCCGAACTACTGAAAATGATGTCACATTGTTTCTGCTTGTTATCATGCACAAGGCCAGTTCCACAATTATCTGGACTGCAAATAGAGGGTCACCTGTTGCAAATTCtgacaattttgtttttaaaaaagatgGTGAAGTGTCTCTACAAAAAGGGGGGAGTGTTGTTTGGTCAGTGAATCCGAGTGGAGCATCAGTTTCTGCAATGGAATTGCGGGACTCAGGGAATCTGGTTTTGCTAGGGAATGATAATAAGGTCCTTTGGCAGAGCTTTAGCCATCCCACAGACACCCTTATTTCGAACCAGGATTTTACTCAAG GTTTCCCAACTCCACAACCTTATTGGTCCATGGGGAGGGAAGAGCGGAAAACCATTAACAAGGGTGGGGGGGAGGTCACTTCGGCATCACTTAGTGCTAATTCATGGAGATTCTacgataataataaaatctttctgTGGCAATTTATATTCTCAGATAATACTGATGGAAATGCCACTTGGATTGCTGTTCTGGCGAATGATGGATTTATCTCTTTCTACAATCTCCAAGATGGAGAGCCGAGTACTGcttcaaatacaaaaattcCGAATAGTCCTTGCAGCACACCAGAACCTTGTGATGcatattatatttgttctGGTATTAACAAGTGCCAGTGCCCTTCAGTTATCAGTAGCCAAAATTGCAAGACAGGGATTGCCTCTCCCTGTGATCACTCGAAGGGTTCTACAGAGCTTGTCAGTGCTGGAGATGGGCTTAATTATTTTGCACTTGGGTTTGTTCCTCCCTCTTCAAAAGCTGATTTGAATGGTTGCAAGAAAGCTTGCCTTGGTAACTGCTCGTGTCTTGCTATGTTCTTCCAAAATAGTTCCGGGAACTGTTTCTTGTTTGACAGGATAGGTAGCCTCCAAAGCTCTAATCAGGGCTCTGGTTTTGTATCATACATTAAGATACTGAGTAATGGAGGCAGTGACACAAACAATGGAGGGTCTGGAAGTAACAAAAAGCACTTCCCAGTTGTTGTTATCATCGTTCTGTCAACATCAGTTGTCATACTCGGTCTTCTTTATGTGGCAATTAGGTACGTtaggaagaagagaaaagcaCCAGAATCTCCTCAGGAGACATCAGAAGAAGATAACTTTTTGGAGAATTTATCTGGAATGCCTGTCCGTTTCACTTACAGAGATCTTCAGACTGCAACTAACAACTTCTCTGTGAAACTTGGGCAAGGAGGGTTTGGCTCGGTTTACCAAGGGGTTCTCCCAGACGGGACTCGACTGGCTGTGAAGAAGTTGGAAGGCATAGGTCAGGGCAAAAAGGAATTTAGAGCTGAGGTTAGCATTATTGGCAGTATCCATCATCTTCACTTGGTCAAGCTCAGAGGCTTCTGTGCTGAAGGAACCCACCGGCTTCTTGCTTATGAGTTCATGGCAAATGGATCTTTGGATAAATGGATCTTCAAGAAAAACCAAGAGTTCCTTCTAGATTGGGAAACCAGATTCAATATAGCTTTGGGTACGGCAAAAGGCCTAGCTTACCTCCACGAAGATTGCGATCAAAGAATTATTCACTGTGACATAAAACCCGAAAATGTGCTCCTTGATGACAATTACCATGCGAAAGTCTCAGATTTTGGCCTGGCAAAGCTAATGACTCGGGAGCAAAGCCATGTTTTCACAACTCTAAGGGGAACTAGAGGGTACCTTGCACCAGAATGGATCACAAACTATGCCATATCTGAGAAGAGTGATGTTTACAGCTACGGTATGGTGTTGCTAGAGATCATTGGAGGCAGAAAAAACTTCGACCCAAATGAAACTTCAGACAAAGCCCATTTCCCATCCTATGCATTCAAGATGATGGAAGAAGGGACACTGAGAAACATACTTGATTCAAGGCTAAACATAGATGAGCAAAGTGACAGAGTGTTTACAGCTGTCAAAGTTGCATTGTGGTGTGTACAAGAAGACATGTCTCTAAGGCCATCAATGACCAAAGTAGTGCAAATGCTTGAAGGCATTTGCCCAGTTCCTCAGCCACCAACTTGTTCTCCACTGGGTGCCAGGCTCTACTCAAGTTTCTTTAGATCTATCAGTGAAGAGGGCACTTCCTCAGGTCCTTCTGATTGCAATAGTGATGCTTATCTTTCAGCCGTGAGACTTTCTGGCCCAAGATAG
- the LOC102623355 gene encoding G-type lectin S-receptor-like serine/threonine-protein kinase SD2-5 isoform X1: MGTGNLIHLIGFFLVSLILISKTCMASIQSIGKILPGFQGAQMTFIDKNGLFLLSNNSDFAFGFRTTENDVTLFLLVIMHKASSTIIWTANRGSPVANSDNFVFKKDGEVSLQKGGSVVWSVNPSGASVSAMELRDSGNLVLLGNDNKVLWQSFSHPTDTLISNQDFTQGMKLVSAPSTNNLSYVLEIKSGDVVLSAGFPTPQPYWSMGREERKTINKGGGEVTSASLSANSWRFYDNNKIFLWQFIFSDNTDGNATWIAVLANDGFISFYNLQDGEPSTASNTKIPNSPCSTPEPCDAYYICSGINKCQCPSVISSQNCKTGIASPCDHSKGSTELVSAGDGLNYFALGFVPPSSKADLNGCKKACLGNCSCLAMFFQNSSGNCFLFDRIGSLQSSNQGSGFVSYIKILSNGGSDTNNGGSGSNKKHFPVVVIIVLSTSVVILGLLYVAIRYVRKKRKAPESPQETSEEDNFLENLSGMPVRFTYRDLQTATNNFSVKLGQGGFGSVYQGVLPDGTRLAVKKLEGIGQGKKEFRAEVSIIGSIHHLHLVKLRGFCAEGTHRLLAYEFMANGSLDKWIFKKNQEFLLDWETRFNIALGTAKGLAYLHEDCDQRIIHCDIKPENVLLDDNYHAKVSDFGLAKLMTREQSHVFTTLRGTRGYLAPEWITNYAISEKSDVYSYGMVLLEIIGGRKNFDPNETSDKAHFPSYAFKMMEEGTLRNILDSRLNIDEQSDRVFTAVKVALWCVQEDMSLRPSMTKVVQMLEGICPVPQPPTCSPLGARLYSSFFRSISEEGTSSGPSDCNSDAYLSAVRLSGPR, translated from the coding sequence ATGGGAACTGGGAATTTGATTCATCTCATCGGCTTCTTTTTGGTATCGCTTATCCTTATTTCTAAAACTTGTATGGCTAGTATTCAAAGCATAGGGAAGATACTTCCAGGGTTTCAAGGAGCTCAAATGACTTTTATTGATAAGAATGGTTTGTTTCTGTTATCAAACAACTCAGATTTTGCTTTTGGCTTCCGAACTACTGAAAATGATGTCACATTGTTTCTGCTTGTTATCATGCACAAGGCCAGTTCCACAATTATCTGGACTGCAAATAGAGGGTCACCTGTTGCAAATTCtgacaattttgtttttaaaaaagatgGTGAAGTGTCTCTACAAAAAGGGGGGAGTGTTGTTTGGTCAGTGAATCCGAGTGGAGCATCAGTTTCTGCAATGGAATTGCGGGACTCAGGGAATCTGGTTTTGCTAGGGAATGATAATAAGGTCCTTTGGCAGAGCTTTAGCCATCCCACAGACACCCTTATTTCGAACCAGGATTTTACTCAAGGTATGAAACTTGTAAGTGCTCCTAGTACCAATAACTTGAGCTACGTTCTGGAAATCAAGTCCGGAGATGTGGTCCTTTCTGCAGGTTTCCCAACTCCACAACCTTATTGGTCCATGGGGAGGGAAGAGCGGAAAACCATTAACAAGGGTGGGGGGGAGGTCACTTCGGCATCACTTAGTGCTAATTCATGGAGATTCTacgataataataaaatctttctgTGGCAATTTATATTCTCAGATAATACTGATGGAAATGCCACTTGGATTGCTGTTCTGGCGAATGATGGATTTATCTCTTTCTACAATCTCCAAGATGGAGAGCCGAGTACTGcttcaaatacaaaaattcCGAATAGTCCTTGCAGCACACCAGAACCTTGTGATGcatattatatttgttctGGTATTAACAAGTGCCAGTGCCCTTCAGTTATCAGTAGCCAAAATTGCAAGACAGGGATTGCCTCTCCCTGTGATCACTCGAAGGGTTCTACAGAGCTTGTCAGTGCTGGAGATGGGCTTAATTATTTTGCACTTGGGTTTGTTCCTCCCTCTTCAAAAGCTGATTTGAATGGTTGCAAGAAAGCTTGCCTTGGTAACTGCTCGTGTCTTGCTATGTTCTTCCAAAATAGTTCCGGGAACTGTTTCTTGTTTGACAGGATAGGTAGCCTCCAAAGCTCTAATCAGGGCTCTGGTTTTGTATCATACATTAAGATACTGAGTAATGGAGGCAGTGACACAAACAATGGAGGGTCTGGAAGTAACAAAAAGCACTTCCCAGTTGTTGTTATCATCGTTCTGTCAACATCAGTTGTCATACTCGGTCTTCTTTATGTGGCAATTAGGTACGTtaggaagaagagaaaagcaCCAGAATCTCCTCAGGAGACATCAGAAGAAGATAACTTTTTGGAGAATTTATCTGGAATGCCTGTCCGTTTCACTTACAGAGATCTTCAGACTGCAACTAACAACTTCTCTGTGAAACTTGGGCAAGGAGGGTTTGGCTCGGTTTACCAAGGGGTTCTCCCAGACGGGACTCGACTGGCTGTGAAGAAGTTGGAAGGCATAGGTCAGGGCAAAAAGGAATTTAGAGCTGAGGTTAGCATTATTGGCAGTATCCATCATCTTCACTTGGTCAAGCTCAGAGGCTTCTGTGCTGAAGGAACCCACCGGCTTCTTGCTTATGAGTTCATGGCAAATGGATCTTTGGATAAATGGATCTTCAAGAAAAACCAAGAGTTCCTTCTAGATTGGGAAACCAGATTCAATATAGCTTTGGGTACGGCAAAAGGCCTAGCTTACCTCCACGAAGATTGCGATCAAAGAATTATTCACTGTGACATAAAACCCGAAAATGTGCTCCTTGATGACAATTACCATGCGAAAGTCTCAGATTTTGGCCTGGCAAAGCTAATGACTCGGGAGCAAAGCCATGTTTTCACAACTCTAAGGGGAACTAGAGGGTACCTTGCACCAGAATGGATCACAAACTATGCCATATCTGAGAAGAGTGATGTTTACAGCTACGGTATGGTGTTGCTAGAGATCATTGGAGGCAGAAAAAACTTCGACCCAAATGAAACTTCAGACAAAGCCCATTTCCCATCCTATGCATTCAAGATGATGGAAGAAGGGACACTGAGAAACATACTTGATTCAAGGCTAAACATAGATGAGCAAAGTGACAGAGTGTTTACAGCTGTCAAAGTTGCATTGTGGTGTGTACAAGAAGACATGTCTCTAAGGCCATCAATGACCAAAGTAGTGCAAATGCTTGAAGGCATTTGCCCAGTTCCTCAGCCACCAACTTGTTCTCCACTGGGTGCCAGGCTCTACTCAAGTTTCTTTAGATCTATCAGTGAAGAGGGCACTTCCTCAGGTCCTTCTGATTGCAATAGTGATGCTTATCTTTCAGCCGTGAGACTTTCTGGCCCAAGATAG
- the LOC102623355 gene encoding G-type lectin S-receptor-like serine/threonine-protein kinase SD2-5 isoform X3 gives MASSTIIWTANRGSPVANSDNFVFKKDGEVSLQKGGSVVWSVNPSGASVSAMELRDSGNLVLLGNDNKVLWQSFSHPTDTLISNQDFTQGMKLVSAPSTNNLSYVLEIKSGDVVLSAGFPTPQPYWSMGREERKTINKGGGEVTSASLSANSWRFYDNNKIFLWQFIFSDNTDGNATWIAVLANDGFISFYNLQDGEPSTASNTKIPNSPCSTPEPCDAYYICSGINKCQCPSVISSQNCKTGIASPCDHSKGSTELVSAGDGLNYFALGFVPPSSKADLNGCKKACLGNCSCLAMFFQNSSGNCFLFDRIGSLQSSNQGSGFVSYIKILSNGGSDTNNGGSGSNKKHFPVVVIIVLSTSVVILGLLYVAIRYVRKKRKAPESPQETSEEDNFLENLSGMPVRFTYRDLQTATNNFSVKLGQGGFGSVYQGVLPDGTRLAVKKLEGIGQGKKEFRAEVSIIGSIHHLHLVKLRGFCAEGTHRLLAYEFMANGSLDKWIFKKNQEFLLDWETRFNIALGTAKGLAYLHEDCDQRIIHCDIKPENVLLDDNYHAKVSDFGLAKLMTREQSHVFTTLRGTRGYLAPEWITNYAISEKSDVYSYGMVLLEIIGGRKNFDPNETSDKAHFPSYAFKMMEEGTLRNILDSRLNIDEQSDRVFTAVKVALWCVQEDMSLRPSMTKVVQMLEGICPVPQPPTCSPLGARLYSSFFRSISEEGTSSGPSDCNSDAYLSAVRLSGPR, from the exons ATG GCCAGTTCCACAATTATCTGGACTGCAAATAGAGGGTCACCTGTTGCAAATTCtgacaattttgtttttaaaaaagatgGTGAAGTGTCTCTACAAAAAGGGGGGAGTGTTGTTTGGTCAGTGAATCCGAGTGGAGCATCAGTTTCTGCAATGGAATTGCGGGACTCAGGGAATCTGGTTTTGCTAGGGAATGATAATAAGGTCCTTTGGCAGAGCTTTAGCCATCCCACAGACACCCTTATTTCGAACCAGGATTTTACTCAAGGTATGAAACTTGTAAGTGCTCCTAGTACCAATAACTTGAGCTACGTTCTGGAAATCAAGTCCGGAGATGTGGTCCTTTCTGCAGGTTTCCCAACTCCACAACCTTATTGGTCCATGGGGAGGGAAGAGCGGAAAACCATTAACAAGGGTGGGGGGGAGGTCACTTCGGCATCACTTAGTGCTAATTCATGGAGATTCTacgataataataaaatctttctgTGGCAATTTATATTCTCAGATAATACTGATGGAAATGCCACTTGGATTGCTGTTCTGGCGAATGATGGATTTATCTCTTTCTACAATCTCCAAGATGGAGAGCCGAGTACTGcttcaaatacaaaaattcCGAATAGTCCTTGCAGCACACCAGAACCTTGTGATGcatattatatttgttctGGTATTAACAAGTGCCAGTGCCCTTCAGTTATCAGTAGCCAAAATTGCAAGACAGGGATTGCCTCTCCCTGTGATCACTCGAAGGGTTCTACAGAGCTTGTCAGTGCTGGAGATGGGCTTAATTATTTTGCACTTGGGTTTGTTCCTCCCTCTTCAAAAGCTGATTTGAATGGTTGCAAGAAAGCTTGCCTTGGTAACTGCTCGTGTCTTGCTATGTTCTTCCAAAATAGTTCCGGGAACTGTTTCTTGTTTGACAGGATAGGTAGCCTCCAAAGCTCTAATCAGGGCTCTGGTTTTGTATCATACATTAAGATACTGAGTAATGGAGGCAGTGACACAAACAATGGAGGGTCTGGAAGTAACAAAAAGCACTTCCCAGTTGTTGTTATCATCGTTCTGTCAACATCAGTTGTCATACTCGGTCTTCTTTATGTGGCAATTAGGTACGTtaggaagaagagaaaagcaCCAGAATCTCCTCAGGAGACATCAGAAGAAGATAACTTTTTGGAGAATTTATCTGGAATGCCTGTCCGTTTCACTTACAGAGATCTTCAGACTGCAACTAACAACTTCTCTGTGAAACTTGGGCAAGGAGGGTTTGGCTCGGTTTACCAAGGGGTTCTCCCAGACGGGACTCGACTGGCTGTGAAGAAGTTGGAAGGCATAGGTCAGGGCAAAAAGGAATTTAGAGCTGAGGTTAGCATTATTGGCAGTATCCATCATCTTCACTTGGTCAAGCTCAGAGGCTTCTGTGCTGAAGGAACCCACCGGCTTCTTGCTTATGAGTTCATGGCAAATGGATCTTTGGATAAATGGATCTTCAAGAAAAACCAAGAGTTCCTTCTAGATTGGGAAACCAGATTCAATATAGCTTTGGGTACGGCAAAAGGCCTAGCTTACCTCCACGAAGATTGCGATCAAAGAATTATTCACTGTGACATAAAACCCGAAAATGTGCTCCTTGATGACAATTACCATGCGAAAGTCTCAGATTTTGGCCTGGCAAAGCTAATGACTCGGGAGCAAAGCCATGTTTTCACAACTCTAAGGGGAACTAGAGGGTACCTTGCACCAGAATGGATCACAAACTATGCCATATCTGAGAAGAGTGATGTTTACAGCTACGGTATGGTGTTGCTAGAGATCATTGGAGGCAGAAAAAACTTCGACCCAAATGAAACTTCAGACAAAGCCCATTTCCCATCCTATGCATTCAAGATGATGGAAGAAGGGACACTGAGAAACATACTTGATTCAAGGCTAAACATAGATGAGCAAAGTGACAGAGTGTTTACAGCTGTCAAAGTTGCATTGTGGTGTGTACAAGAAGACATGTCTCTAAGGCCATCAATGACCAAAGTAGTGCAAATGCTTGAAGGCATTTGCCCAGTTCCTCAGCCACCAACTTGTTCTCCACTGGGTGCCAGGCTCTACTCAAGTTTCTTTAGATCTATCAGTGAAGAGGGCACTTCCTCAGGTCCTTCTGATTGCAATAGTGATGCTTATCTTTCAGCCGTGAGACTTTCTGGCCCAAGATAG